The Pelodiscus sinensis isolate JC-2024 chromosome 30, ASM4963464v1, whole genome shotgun sequence genome has a window encoding:
- the LOC102462712 gene encoding cathepsin G-like: MQVQILLLLPMAFLLPPRAQAGEIIGGREARPHSRRYMAYLEIQIKGGKKKCGGFLVKTNFVLTAAHCQGGKIVVTLGAHNVSQEEKTRQVIPVRRWVPHPQFNKKTLENDIMVLQLSRSAVLNTWVRLLRLPNAKFRLRPGPTCSVAGWGRTAFNSPTDTLHEVDLKVKEDNLCKAYPRFNTSTMLCVGERGLGKLPYRGDSGGPLVCEGVAQGIASYVDAELWDPSVFTRLTTFVPWIRTILQNQL; the protein is encoded by the exons ATGCAGGTCCAGATCTTGCTGCTGCTCCCTAtggcctttctcctgccccccagggctcagGCTG GTGAGATCATTGGGGGTCGGGAAGCCCGGCCCCACTCCAGACGTTACATGGCCTATCTGGAAATACAAATCAAGGGGGGTAAAAAGAAATGTGGCGGATTCCTGGTGAAGACAAACTTTGTGCTGACGGCCGCTCACTGCCAGGGAGG GAAGATCGTGGTCACCTTGGGAGCCCATAACGTTAGCCAAGAGGAAAAGACCCGACAAGTGATCCCCGTGCGCCGCTGGGTCCCACACCCACAATTCAACAAAAAGACCCTGGAAAATGATATCATGGTTTTACAG TTGTCACGCAGTGCAGTGCTGAATACCTGGGTGCGACTTCTCCGCCTGCCCAATGCAAAGTTCAGGTTGAGGCCAGGACCTACGTGCAGCGTGGCAGGGTGGGGTCGGACTGCCTTCAACTCACCGACTGACACCCTCCATGAGGTGGACCTGAAGGTGAAGGAGGACAATCTGTGTAAGGCGTATCCTCGCTTCAACACCTCGACAATGCTGTGTGTGGGGGAACGTGGCCTCGGAAAATTACCTTATCGG GGGGATTCTGGTGGCCCCTTGGTTTGTGAGGGAGTGGCTCAGGGCATCGCTTCATACGTTGATGCGGAATTGTGGGATCCAAGCGTGTTCACACGACTCACCACCTTTGTCCCCTGGATCCGAACCATTCTTCAGAACCAGCTTTAA
- the LOC142821371 gene encoding mast cell protease 1A-like — MQVHILFLLPMAFLLLPGTQAGEIIGGHEAEPHSRPYMVCLKKQIRDKICSCGGFLVAENFVLTAAHCQGRNITVVLGAHNIRQREPSQQVIPVRRQIPHPQYNRETINNDIMLLQLKKKARLTKAVQLVPLPEEDEEVMPEDVCNVAGWGNTRARGFELPSKLQEVNLKVVEAERCWRYLNFIPTTMLCVGDPREVKKSTFRGDSGGPLVCDGTAQGIVSYGKNDGSPPRVFTSVSAYVPWIKANIRKHQD; from the exons ATGCAGGTCCACATCTTGTTTCTGCTCCCCATGGCCTTTCTCCTGCTCCCTGGGACTCAGGCTG GTGAGATCATCGGGGGGCATGAAGCTGAGCCCCACTCCAGACCCTACATGGTCTGTCTGAAAAAACAAATTAGAGACAAGATTTGTTCCTGTGGCGGGTTCCTGGTGGCGGAGAACTTTGTGCTGACGGCCGCTCACTGCCAGGGACG CAACATCACTGTCGTCCTGGGAGCCCACAACATCAGACAACGGGAACCGAGTCAGCAAGTGATCCCCGTGCGCCGGCAGATCCCCCACCCGCAGTACAACAGGGAAACTATAAACAATGACATcatgctgctgcag CTGAAGAAGAAGGCCAGGCTGACCAAGGCGGTGCAGCTCGTCCCCCTGCCCGAGGAAGATGAGGAGGTGATGCCAGAAGATGTTTGCAATGTGGCGGGCTGGGGGAATACCCGCGCCCGGGGCTTTGAGCTGCCAAGCAAGCTGCAGGAGGTGAACCTGAAGGTGGTGGAGGCGGAGAGGTGCTGGCGCTATCTCAATTTCATCCCCACCACCATGCTCTGCGTCGGGGACCCCCGCGAAGTCAAGAAATCGACCTTTCGG GGCGACTCCGGGGGCCCTCTGGTGTGTGACGGCACAGCCCAGGGCATCGTCTCCTATGGCAAAAACGACGGGTCCCCACCCAGGGTGTTCACCAGCGTCTCCGCATACGTCCCCTGGATCAAGGCAAACATAAGAAAGCATCAGGATTGA
- the LOC102463197 gene encoding mast cell protease 1A-like, whose product MDEKREPHEEGSGAGAVPNSARAVSCGWKQIHRSPAIRRACGKITIKLGAHDVSEEDDSQQVIPVHRQIPHPEYNGNTYKNDIMLLQEPPPSHSHAPRGSFIGSGLPPGEIIGGKEARPHSRPYMAYLEIQDGEETFGCGGFLAAKDFVLTAAHCQGDSITVTLGAHDISQQEESQQVIPVQCQIPHTQYNNQTRSNDIMLLKLRHKAELTLAVKVLALPRRKLRKPAKCSVAGWGKISNEKNARTSPTLQEVELKIMENGACQQSRYRNFNPSSMLCVGDSTEEKASFKGDSGGPLVCDGKPQGIVSYGRKDGSAPQVFTKVSKYVPWIKKMLHRLKP is encoded by the exons ATGGATGAAAAGAGAGAGCCTCACGAGGAGGGTAGTGGTGCGGGGGCTGTTCCTAACAGCG cccgtGCGGTCAGCTGTGGCTGGAAACAGATCCACCGGAGCCCTGCAATTAGAAGAGCGTGTGG CAAGATCACCATCAAACTGGGAGCCCACGACGTCAGTGAGGAAGACGACAGCCAGCAAGTGATCCCCGTGCACCGGCAGATCCCCCACCCAGAGTACAACGGGAACACCTATAAAAATGACATCATGCTGCTGCAGGAACCGCCCCCCTCCCATAGCcacgccccca GGGGCTCTTTCATTGGATCTGGTCTCCCCCCAGGTGAGATCATCGGGGGAAAGGAGGCCCGgccccactccaggccctacATGGCGTATCTGGAAATACAAGATGGAGAGGAGACTTTTGGCTGCGGCGGGTTCCTGGCGGCGAAGGACTTTGTGCTGACGGCCGCTCACTGCCAGGGAGA CAGCATCACGGTCACCCTGGGAGCCCATGACATCAGCCAACAGGAAGAGAGCCAGCAAGTGATCCCCGTGCAATGCCAGATCCCCCACACGCAGTACAACAATCAAACTCGCAGTAATGACATCATGCTGCTaaag CTGCGTCACAAGGCCGAGCTGACTCTGGCTGTGAAAGTCCTCGCCCTCCCCCGGCGGAAGTTACGGAAGCCGGCTAAATGTAGCGTTGCTGGCTGGGGCAAGATCAGTAACGAGAAGAACGCCAGGACCTCGCCGACCCTGCAGGAGGTGGAGCTGAAGATCATGGAGAACGGTGCGTGTCAACAGTCCCGCTATCGGAACTTCAACCCATCCAGCATGCTGTGCGTGGGGGACTCCACGGAGGAGAAGGCCTCATTCAAG GGTGACTCCGGGGGCCCCCTGGTGTGTGACGGGAAGCCCCAGGGCATCGTCTCCTATGGCAGAAAAGATGGGTCAGCCCCCCAGGTGTTCACCAAAGTCTCCAAATATGTTCCCTGGATCAAGAAAATGCTGCACAGGCTGAAGCCTTAA
- the LOC102463428 gene encoding granzyme B-like: MQVLILFLLPMAFLLPPGARTAEIIGGWEAQPHSRPYMAYLKIRRGQKNSYCGGFLVAKDFVLTAAHCWGDAITVKLGAHDISEEEDSQQVIPVRRQIPHPNYNGNTYKNDIMLLQLTRRVKLTQAVGLLQLTSARHRWRPYPTCSVAGWGRTGLNVRTNVLQEVYLVVVNDTFCQYRYLYYFPSSMLCVGDPEDDKSINLGDSGGPLVCRGVAEGIVSRCISNSIKPPAVFTRISHFLRWIKANLPEI, from the exons ATGCAAGTTCTCATCTTGTTTCTCCTCCCCATGGCCTTTCTGCTGCCGCCTGGGGCTAGGACTG CTGAGATCATCGGGGGCTGggaagcccagccccactccaggccctacATGGCCTACCTGAAAATACGACGTGGACAGAAGAATTCTTACTGCGGCGGGTTCCTGGTGGCGAAGGACTTTGTGCTGACGGCCGCTCACTGCTGGGGAGA CGCGATCACCGTCAAACTGGGAGCCCACGACATCAGTGAGGAAGAAGACAGCCAGCAAGTGATCCCCGTGCGCCGGCAGATCCCCCACCCAAATTACAATGGGAACACCTATAAAAATGACATcatgctgctgcag CTCACCAGGAGGGTGAAGCTGACCCAGGCGGTCGGTCTCCTCCAGCTGACGTCTGCTCGTCACCGATGGAGGCCGTATCCCACCTGCAGCGTGGCTGGCTGGGGCCGGACTGGCTTGAACGTGAGAACCAACGTCCTTCAGGAGGTGTATCTGGTGGTGGTCAATGATACGTTCTGCCAGTACCGATACCTTTACTACTTCCCCTCCAGCATGCTGTGCGTCGGGGACCCTGAGGATGATAAGTCCATTAATCTG GGTGATTCCGGGGGTCCCCTCGTGTGCCGCGGAGTGGCCGAGGGCATCGTCTCCAGGTGCATAAGTAACAGCATCAAGCCTCCAGCTGTGTTCACTCGGATTTCCCACTTCCTGCGCTGGATCAAGGCCAACCTGCCAGAAATCTAG